The segment CATCGACTCGGCGAAGCGATTGCATCGGTGGTGGCGGATCGTGGAACTGGGCTGATTGCTCTGTTCTGGCTTGCGGCCCTGATGGCTTTGCTGATTCCTTCCGCACTGGCACCACCGCTCATAAGGGCCATCGTGCTCATTGGCGCCATCGCGCTGGCCCTCGTGCTTCTGGCTCCGCTCGCCGCGATGATACTGCCGCGCCTGCCGCGTTTGTTGCGCCGGGGTCTGGGAGTTGTGCATCCGTATCTACATCGCCCGCTCTCGATGTTGCCAGGCTTTTCGCTCTCCTTCTTGCTCCAGGCATCGCTCGGGATGGCGCAATGGATCTTGGCGCGCGGGCTCGGGCTACCCCAACCGCTCGCCGTGTTTCTGCTGTGTGTACCGATCGCGAACGTGGCGGCCGGGTTGCCGGTAACCTTGAACGGGTTGGGAGTTCGCGAAACCGCTTACCTGATTCTCTTCGGGATGGCCGGAATGGCGCGTGACGACGCGATTGCGCTGGGGCTTTTGTGGTTCGCTGCCACCATGCTTGG is part of the Candidatus Binataceae bacterium genome and harbors:
- a CDS encoding lysylphosphatidylglycerol synthase transmembrane domain-containing protein, with amino-acid sequence MSEQTASKFSPADENVAAPNRRSSYLAFATRAGVGLLVIGFLLWHYDARPVLRILGRENLEYFVATVAIYVAGQVMSAWRWQLLAAVVGVRARFRDFLGYYFVGLFTNLFVPGLLGGDALRAVYLGRKTHRLGEAIASVVADRGTGLIALFWLAALMALLIPSALAPPLIRAIVLIGAIALALVLLAPLAAMILPRLPRLLRRGLGVVHPYLHRPLSMLPGFSLSFLLQASLGMAQWILARGLGLPQPLAVFLLCVPIANVAAGLPVTLNGLGVRETAYLILFGMAGMARDDAIALGLLWFAATMLGGLTGAVAFALTDFPEKRGVQRR